Proteins from a genomic interval of Streptomyces sp. NBC_01445:
- a CDS encoding NADP-dependent oxidoreductase — MRAVRFSRFGGPEVLEIVDLPDPHPGPGEVRIAVRAAGINASDWKKRKGLMDEELPQTLGYEAAGIVDELGDGVTDVVVGDRVFGFSSEGAAQAELAVLSYYAPIPPSLDFPGAAALPAANETAMRALDQLGVVSGSTLLINGASGSVGSAAVQFAVVRGARVIGTASPSNHEYLRSLGAEPVAYGEGLVDRVHALAPEGVDLALDVAGSGILPELIGLAGGPEHVVTIADFTGAQEHGVTFSRGDTGRAVHVLGEIGELIDSGSFSLPVVQTFPLAEIAKAHRVSEDGHVRGKLVLVIDPPTRGSR; from the coding sequence ATGAGGGCAGTCCGTTTCAGCAGGTTCGGTGGCCCGGAGGTTCTGGAGATCGTGGATCTGCCCGATCCGCATCCGGGTCCGGGCGAGGTCCGGATCGCGGTGCGCGCAGCCGGCATCAACGCGAGCGACTGGAAGAAGCGCAAGGGCCTGATGGATGAGGAACTCCCGCAGACTCTGGGCTACGAGGCGGCGGGCATCGTCGACGAGCTGGGCGACGGCGTTACGGACGTGGTCGTCGGCGACCGCGTGTTCGGCTTCTCCTCCGAGGGGGCGGCCCAGGCAGAGCTGGCGGTGCTGTCGTACTACGCGCCGATCCCGCCGTCGCTCGACTTCCCCGGCGCTGCCGCGCTGCCGGCCGCCAACGAGACGGCCATGCGCGCGCTCGACCAGCTCGGCGTAGTGAGCGGCAGTACGCTGCTGATCAATGGCGCTTCCGGAAGCGTCGGCAGCGCCGCGGTTCAGTTCGCCGTGGTGCGCGGTGCGCGCGTGATCGGGACCGCGAGTCCGTCGAACCATGAATATCTTCGCTCGCTAGGGGCCGAGCCCGTGGCCTACGGCGAGGGCCTCGTCGACCGGGTTCACGCACTCGCGCCCGAAGGCGTCGATCTCGCACTCGACGTGGCCGGGAGCGGCATCCTGCCCGAGCTCATCGGGCTCGCGGGCGGCCCGGAGCATGTCGTGACGATCGCCGACTTCACCGGCGCTCAGGAGCACGGGGTGACATTCAGCCGGGGGGACACCGGCCGTGCGGTCCATGTGCTCGGCGAGATCGGCGAGTTGATCGATTCCGGGAGCTTCTCACTCCCCGTCGTGCAGACCTTCCCGCTCGCCGAAATCGCCAAGGCACACCGGGTCAGCGAGGACGGCCACGTGCGCGGGAAGCTCGTGCTGGTGATCGACCCTCCAACGCGCGGCTCCAGGTGA
- a CDS encoding VOC family protein produces MRANRIIANLHVADVDTAKGFYADYLGLRTEEFNMGWVARYTSPETGASIQLATRDATSSADSAVSVLTNDVDSVYAEAQELGFTWSRALEGRSPARASRARGRPR; encoded by the coding sequence CGCCAACCTCCATGTAGCCGACGTCGACACGGCGAAGGGCTTCTACGCCGACTACCTCGGGCTGCGCACCGAGGAGTTCAACATGGGGTGGGTGGCCCGGTACACGTCTCCCGAGACGGGGGCGAGCATCCAGCTCGCCACGCGTGACGCCACCTCATCCGCGGACTCGGCCGTCTCCGTGCTCACGAACGACGTCGACTCCGTCTACGCGGAGGCGCAGGAGTTGGGTTTCACCTGGAGCCGCGCGTTGGAGGGTCGATCACCAGCACGAGCTTCCCGCGCACGTGGCCGTCCTCGCTGA